Proteins encoded together in one Styela clava chromosome 12, kaStyClav1.hap1.2, whole genome shotgun sequence window:
- the LOC120330051 gene encoding claudin-8-like, translated as MAVSSARLRLITAILGGFNLVAVIFVFAAPFWRTTAMQATINAFNNVWGYEGLWMECMSFYRQQTQCYQIGQMSTRQASSKTWVSNSYYKYGIYAHLDAYRAFMAIALVTSAIAFCLSLAGMKCTRAFREDSKTKRWINLGAGICHIIAGVLTGIAVSWYAAEVVREYWSPYYQTTRVKYTLGSCLFIGWFSMALSLGLGCILTCCTCFNRPVDKNSYEWKHPVTEVEISSQPVEAMMMTPSNDDDEWDDDSSRYSHSRTHKSHKSHRSHRSHKSHRSHGSHHNDKRSEWVDDYHPDPHPNEYDENGHVDGFV; from the exons ATGGCGGTGTCCAGCGCCAGACTCCGCTTGATAACTGCAATTTTGGGAGGATTCAATTTGGTTGCGGTAATATTTGTATTTGCCGCTCCGTTCTGGAGAACAACAGCGATGCAAGCAACGATAAATGCATTCAATAACGTATGGGGATATGAAGGATTATGGATGGAATGCATGTCTTTCTACCGCCAGCAAACTCAATGCTATCAAATTGGTCAGATGTCAACTCGTCAAGCTTCCAGTAAAACTTGGGTGTCAAACTCTTATTACAAGTATGGCATCTACG CACATCTCGACGCATATCGAGCATTTATGGCAATTGCTCTCGTTACATCAGCCATTGCCTTCTGCCTTTCTCTTGCCGGAATGAAATGTACCAGAGCATTCAGAGAAGACAGTAAAACAAAACGATGGATAAATCTTGGTGCCGGAATATGTCATATCATCGCCG GAGTTTTGACTGGGATTGCGGTGTCCTGGTACGCTGCCGAAGTTGTGAGAGAGTATTGGTCACCTTACTATCAGACAACGAGAGTGAAATACACGTTGGGGTCATGTTTGTTTATTGGATGGTTTTCTATGGCGTTATCCTTGGGACTGGGCTGCATATTAACTTGCTGCACGTGCTTCAATAGACCGGTGGATAAAAATTCGTATGAATGGAAGCATCCTGTTACAG AAGTTGAAATTTCTTCTCAGCCTGTTGAGGCAATGATGATGACTCCGAGTAACGACGACGACGAGTGGGATGACGACTCCAGTAGATATTCTCACTCTCGCACACATAAGTCTCACAAGAGTCATAGAAGTCATAGAAGCCATAAAAGTCACAGAAGTCACGGGAGTCACCACAATGACAAAAGATCAGAATGGGTGGATGACTATCACCCCGATCCCCATCCCAATGAGTATGACGAGAATGGTCATGTTGATGGTTTTGTATAG
- the LOC120329636 gene encoding uncharacterized protein C6orf118-like: MSKPEKSGSLHHLVEATYLAHKKDIRDYASGHLNPDKLVKLPVKDDFASHVPWKSSRMVDEKNENPFARIAETRKNADHMLVNKVEWMKNALLDFSVGTVGTLPETKGTKKKKIKRKKSRQFPLRGTKAENKLESLVLSEIAKLMSEPDGPFALEQSTPKPDQSTAKEEPKTPGRIPRKKYVVPYGSKYSSTLTEEIKLPELMLPAVDEAVRVPPSLKDPHPSIKQQIHEITDKKFVTTHFAGITRKDRFNKILDFDRNVLHRYETMEKNVRDGHRAADHLEQKLIRKLLELNDPSKQVNSLNFERLQAYGEVWHDLCLDSSIFGPILSETKDEYDRYLSDLLDEMKATNHTELLSCLNAADGMTGTNEEDVETLQNTVEDLEEQGRQGLLKNAELHKEIERERALIEERKRQQELEEEENRRRLLPSKTSSKKTVTMQSTRQASAKREKNTEKRLQDLRADIWERLDSISEKQHELKSEFVPKTLHRNLQHAVQDTENEMQKLMQQNEYLTKNMRIQQESLEADLAKFDSLGKENINEVLLELGVS; the protein is encoded by the coding sequence ATGAGTAAACCTGAAAAAAGCGGAAGCTTACACCACTTGGTCGAGGCTACTTACTTAGCTCACAAAAAAGATATTAGGGATTATGCTTCTGGTCACTTAAATCCGGATAAATTAGTAAAACTGCCCGTTAAGGATGACTTTGCTTCACATGTGCCATGGAAAAGCTCTCGAATGGTTgatgagaaaaatgaaaatcctTTTGCTAGAATTGCAGAGACTCGAAAAAACGCAGATCATATGTTAGTTAATAAAGTGGAATGGATGAAAAATGCACTGTTGGATTTCAGTGTAGGTACAGTGGGAACATTGCCTGAAACAAAAGgcacaaaaaagaaaaagattAAGCGCAAAAAATCAAGACAATTTCCACTACGGGGCACAAAGGCTGAAAACAAGCTCGAGTCATTGGTTTTGTCAGAAATTGCCAAGCTAATGTCGGAGCCAGATGGACCATTTGCGCTAGAACAATCAACTCCAAAGCCAGATCAGAGCACTGCCAAAGAAGAGCCAAAAACACCCGGCAGAATTCCAAGAAAGAAGTATGTCGTGCCATATGGATCCAAGTATTCGAGCACTTTGACAGAAGAGATTAAATTGCCTGAATTAATGTTGCCTGCAGTTGACGAAGCTGTGAGAGTACCTCCTTCATTAAAAGATCCACACCCTTCCATCAAACAGCAAATACATGAAATAACCGATAAAAAATTTGTCACAACACATTTTGCAGGAATTACCAGAAAAGATCGGTTTAATAAAATTCTGGATTTTGACAGAAATGTTTTACATCGATATGAGACAATGgaaaagaatgtaagagatggACACAGAGCAGCGGACCATTTGGAACAAAAACTCATTAGAAAACTACTGGAGTTAAACGACCCAAGTAAACAAGTTAATTCACTTAATTTTGAACGATTGCAAGCTTATGGTGAAGTATGGCATGATTTATGCTTGGATTCATCAATTTTTGGTCCCATTTTATCAGAAACTAAGGATGAATATGACAGATATCTATCAGACCTTCTTGATGAAATGAAAGCAACAAATCATACCGAACTTTTGTCCTGCTTAAATGCTGCCGACGGAATGACAGGAACCAATGAAGAAGATGTTGAAACACTGCAAAATACTGTGGAAGATTTAGAAGAACAAGGTAGGCAAGGTCTTTTAAAAAATGCTGAATTACACAAAGAAATTGAGAGAGAACGTGCACTTATTGAAGAAAGAAAAAGACAACAGGAATTAGAGGAAGAAGAGAACAGGAGAAGATTATTACCCAGTAAAACTTCAAGTAAAAAAACTGTCACTATGCAAAGTACAAGACAAGCATCAGCAAAGAGAGAGAAAAACACCGAAAAAAGGTTACAAGATCTCCGTGCAGATATTTGGGAAAGGTTAGACAGTATATCTGAAAAACAACATGAACTGAAGTCAGAGTTTGTGCCAAAAACTTTGCATAGAAATCTACAACATGCCGTACAAGATACAGAAAATGAAATGCAAAAACTGATGCAACAAAAcgaatatttaacaaaaaacatGAGAATACAACAAGAGTCACTAGAAGCTGATTTAGCAAAATTCGACTCCCTTGGCAAAGAAAACATTAACGAGgttttattagaattaggtgTTTCATAA
- the LOC120329637 gene encoding GPI-anchor transamidase component PIGS-like, whose amino-acid sequence MESLNDRRSQMQAALCMGFVFLCFGIPIWWKTTEVYRADIPYSEISDLVTNSKISTKIIVTIASISEQLNEDIKNNFEGSFGLEFVQISYEFDTVVLTQKDIQNIKHQNNAIEISSIYKNDITLVFEISSDAENAKVTFQGNRILLIEYKSLEISKGLMKIINENIVNAEALNDAVGKAFGANIQFSKDREFHMRKTVQPDKGYDIVFSLLCPEPDKLQATWNMEEAVDMYLKPMIKKLGNFAEFHIGSQILYYSGLSVKPKSKTLDNIKQFYLTHEQLSHVVNPIESRLGAQISPNPTLNFVVYMSEDNYNPLYIQHADESYSTTNTFLVPRWGSIMIKNAPKSNDTIFPHVVELDSVEIMQVFVAQLRSLLGLEMTKTPNDDFEITVADRGIAGISDLELSYLVRKRTFENIATSVHAIHTLSELLGKIHNIVINDEIAGHIYTAVDAIKKAKASLDESDDQRALNISNIAFKASETAFFDPTLLELLYFPEDQKFAIYIPLFLPISLPLLGSFIAAIKWLRMKKGDEEKQKTE is encoded by the exons ATGGAGAGTCTAAATGACAGGCGGTCTCAAATGCAGGCAGCTTTATGCATGGGATTTGTCTTTCTCTGTTTTGGAATTCCTATTTGGTGGAAGACAACAGAAGTCTATCGGGCAGATATTCCTTACTCGGAAATAAGCGATCTGGTAACAAACTCAAAAATCTCCACCAAAATTATTGTAACAATCGCATCTATTTCCGAGCAGCTAAACGAAGACATCAAGAATAACTTTGAAGGGTCGTTTGGTCTCGAATTTGTTCAAATTAGTTATGAATTTGACACAGTTGTGCTCACACAAAaagatattcaaaatattaaacaccaaaataatgcaattgaaattAGTTCAATATATAAAAACGACATAACCCtggtattcgaaatttcaagtGATGCTGAAAATGCCAAGGTAACATTTCAAGGGAACCGAATACTTCTCATTGAATATAAAAGCCTGGAAATTTCAAAAGGAttgatgaaaataattaatGAAAACATTGTAAATGCTGAAGCTCTCAATGATGCAGTGGGAAAAGCATTTGGTGCAAACATTCAATTTTCAAAG GACAGAGAGTTTCACATGAGGAAGACTGTACAACCAGACAAAGGATATgacattgttttttcattgttatgtCCAGAACCAGATAAACTGCAAGCAACTTGGAATATGGAAGAAGCAGTTGACATGTATCTTAAACCTATGATTAAGAAGTTGGGAAACTTTGCAGAATTTCACATTGGTTCTCAA ATTCTCTACTATTCTGGATTGTCTGTGAAGCCAAAGTCCAAAACTCTTGATAATATCAAGCAATTTTATCTAACGCATGAACAGCTATCTCATGTTGTGAATCCAATCGAATCAAGGCTTGGTGCTCAAATATCTCCAAACCCAActttgaattttgttgtttacaTGTCAGAAG ATAACTACAATCCTCTTTATATTCAACATGCTGACGAGAGTTATTCAACTACCAACACATTTCTTGTTCCGAGATGGGGCTCCATCATGATCAAAAATGCACCAAAAAGCAACGATACTATCTTTCCTCATGTTGTTGAACTAGACAGTGTTGAAATCATGCAAGTGTTCGTGGCACAACTAAGATCTTTACTTGGTCTTGAGATGACTAAAACGCCCAATGATGACTTTGAAATAACTGTTGCAGACAGGGGAATTGCTGGCATAAGTGATTTGGAATTGAGTTATTTGGTGCGAAAAAgaacttttgaaaatattgctaCGTCGGTACATGCTATTCATACACTCTCAGAACTCCTAGGGAAAATTCACAACATTGTTATCAATGATGAAATAGCAGGTCATATTTACACTGCTGTTGATGCAATAAAGAAAGCAAAAGCTTCACTAGATGAATCAGATGATCAAAGGGCGTTAAATATATCCAATATTGCCTTCAAAGCATCAGAAACAGCATTTTTTGATCCAACATTGCTTGAGCTGCTGTATTTTCCAGAAGatcaaaaatttgcaatttatattCCTTTATTCCTACCCATCAGTCTGCCATTGCTAGGCTCATTCATTGCTGCTATCAAATGGttgagaatgaaaaaaggtGATGAGGAGAAGCAAAAAACAGAGTGA
- the LOC120329638 gene encoding spermatogenesis-associated protein 17-like: protein MAKFLRLLGKEKELVKDKYKSHEDAEANRIFEYNNAVVIQSWYRGLRVRHYLRHLQKCSIVIQRNWRGFMGRRFYRILVRNSVMVMRMNFYNCMATRIQKIWRGFYVREHVHNFYARKRYLEALAIKNQIVRNELDEYHEQLETDRKKRKHEELEKKLHYQARKHHYLLSTHQKPGIYNSPFWPYPHEMEFRLRAAQPLDHKQKTKQAQYKTSVSLDMIDPTDTTLKPHPPTKTLPPIRKEKIQGPFKDPVIVYRQRYRPLNPSLRVSTDFTSLHEGRELMKEEEWRDRVIDVPFLPFSTKEKPYEPLLHTSSKFGHLPYGVKYFRETNYNRNVSTKRMQTVVSPIPVFDKFEQTYSKGAVVLQ, encoded by the coding sequence ATGGCAAAGTTTCTTCGTTTACTAGGAAAGGAGAAAGAACTGGTGAAAGACAAATATAAAAGCCATGAAGATGCCGAAGCAAatagaatattcgaatataataATGCTGTCGTAATTCAAAGCTGGTATCGAGGATTACGTGTGAGACATTATTTGCGACACTTGCAAAAATGTTCAATCGTTATTCAAAGAAATTGGCGTGGCTTCATGGGCCGCCGTTTCTATCGAATCTTGGTCCGCAATTCAGTCATGGTTATGAGAATGAATTTCTATAACTGCATGGCCACAAGAATTCAGAAAATTTGGCGTGGTTTTTATGTTCGAGAACATGTTCATAACTTCTATGCTAGGAAACGATATCTAGAGGCCCTGGCTATAAAGAATCAAATTGTTCGCAATGAATTGGATGAATATCATGAACAACTAGAAACCGATCGCAAGAAGCGCAAACATGAAGAGTTAGAAAAAAAACTACATTATCAAGCTCGCAAGCATCATTATTTATTGAGCACTCATCAAAAACCTGGTATATACAACTCTCCTTTCTGGCCCTATCCTCATGAAATGGAATTCAGATTAAGGGCGGCACAGCCACTTGACCACAAGCAGAAAACGAAACAAGCTCAATATAAAACAAGTGTTTCTTTAGACATGATTGATCCTACAGATACTACTCTCAAGCCACATCCTCCAACAAAAACTTTACCGCCAATTAGGAAAGAAAAGATTCAAGGACCCTTTAAGGATCCAGTAATTGTGTATAGGCAAAGATATAGGCCTCTAAATCCTTCGTTACGTGTTTCAACTGATTTTACATCATTACATGAAGGAAGGGAACTCATGAAAGAGGAAGAATGGAGAGACAGAGTTATCGATGTTCCTTTTCTACCATTCAGCACTAAAGAAAAACCTTATGAACCTCTTTTACATACTTCTTCCAAATTTGGTCATCTCCCATATGGCGTTAAATACTTTCGGGAAACAAACTATAATAGGAATGTCTCTACAAAAAGAATGCAAACTGTAGTTTCCCCAATTCCTGTCTTTGACAAGTTTGAACAAACATATTCTAAAGGTGCTGTAGTTCTGCAATAA